A part of Arthrobacter dokdonellae genomic DNA contains:
- a CDS encoding glycoside hydrolase family 3 protein, which translates to MATRDPHHFPAPVPVQPPSVQPEPAGPAALARLVNSVIWPGFVGTKVPAWLDRALRNGLAGVVYFSHNIDPDVPGQLPVLSAAIREANPSAVVGVDEEGGNVTRLQSRDGSTIPGAAVLGALNDPGLTAAAGRAIGLLCRAAGVNLAIAPVADVNTNPLNPVIGVRAFGSSTALVSAHTAAAVAGIQSAGVGACAKHFPGHGDTVADSHLDVARVDLTLAQLREHHLPPFQAAFDAGVAAVMSAHIIVPELGGAPATLNPRSGALLRELGFEGLLVTDALDMAAVRATVGPGEGAVLALLAGADLLCVGNPLNAYTTGRDDEACYTEVFDAVYDAVSSGRLPLTVLRAAAGRVASFSQWSQRASRDGHGGGDRGAADGRAEVDWVEVDWVEAAARACRVDRGAGPVALAGPDIVVTLVDARTGHNMAAGPTDNFLATALLEGYPVCVPDLSLLSAEHLSDLVSAAASQGETVLVLVDSLASPDQQASLAAVAAVAPQALCINAGLVPEGGAATGTALTTIHCHGFSRVSAEAVVRLLNSRE; encoded by the coding sequence ATGGCCACCCGTGACCCGCACCACTTCCCCGCGCCTGTCCCCGTCCAGCCTCCCTCCGTCCAGCCTGAACCCGCCGGGCCCGCCGCCCTGGCCCGCCTGGTCAACTCCGTCATCTGGCCCGGCTTCGTGGGGACCAAAGTCCCCGCCTGGCTGGACCGGGCCCTGCGCAACGGGCTGGCCGGCGTGGTGTATTTCAGCCACAACATCGATCCCGACGTCCCCGGGCAGCTCCCCGTGCTCTCGGCCGCCATCCGCGAAGCCAACCCGTCCGCCGTCGTCGGCGTGGACGAGGAGGGCGGCAACGTGACCCGCCTGCAGTCCCGCGACGGTTCCACGATCCCGGGCGCGGCAGTGCTCGGCGCCCTCAACGACCCCGGGCTGACGGCGGCCGCGGGCCGGGCGATCGGCCTCCTCTGCCGGGCGGCCGGCGTGAACCTGGCCATCGCGCCCGTCGCCGACGTCAACACAAACCCGCTCAACCCCGTGATCGGGGTGCGCGCATTTGGTTCCTCCACAGCCCTGGTCAGCGCGCACACCGCCGCCGCCGTCGCCGGGATCCAATCGGCGGGCGTCGGGGCCTGCGCCAAGCACTTTCCCGGGCATGGGGACACCGTGGCGGATTCGCACCTGGACGTGGCGCGCGTGGACCTGACCCTGGCGCAGCTGCGCGAGCACCACCTGCCGCCGTTCCAGGCCGCGTTCGACGCCGGGGTGGCCGCCGTGATGAGCGCGCACATCATCGTCCCCGAGCTGGGCGGCGCCCCCGCCACGCTGAACCCGCGGTCCGGGGCGCTGCTGCGGGAGCTGGGTTTCGAGGGCCTGCTGGTCACCGATGCCCTGGACATGGCGGCCGTGCGCGCCACCGTGGGCCCGGGCGAAGGCGCCGTCCTGGCCCTGCTGGCGGGGGCGGACCTGCTCTGCGTGGGCAATCCGCTGAACGCCTACACGACGGGCCGCGACGACGAGGCGTGCTACACCGAGGTGTTTGACGCCGTATACGACGCCGTTTCCTCCGGCCGCCTGCCCCTCACCGTCCTGCGCGCCGCGGCGGGGCGCGTGGCTTCATTTTCGCAGTGGTCGCAGCGGGCTTCCCGCGACGGCCATGGCGGTGGCGACCGCGGCGCGGCGGACGGCCGTGCGGAGGTCGATTGGGTGGAGGTCGACTGGGTGGAGGCCGCAGCCCGGGCATGCCGCGTGGACCGCGGCGCCGGCCCCGTGGCCCTTGCCGGACCGGACATCGTGGTCACGCTGGTCGATGCCCGCACCGGACACAACATGGCAGCGGGGCCAACGGACAACTTTCTCGCCACGGCGCTGCTGGAGGGCTACCCCGTCTGCGTGCCGGACCTTTCCCTGCTGAGCGCGGAGCATCTCTCTGACCTGGTTTCCGCGGCCGCATCACAGGGCGAGACGGTCCTGGTGCTGGTCGATTCGCTGGCGTCTCCCGACCAGCAGGCCTCGCTGGCCGCGGTAGCCGCAGTGGCCCCGCAGGCACTGTGCATCAATGCCGGCCTGGTTCCCGAGGGCGGGGCCGCCACAGGCACCGCCCTGACCACGATCCACTGCCACGGCTTCAGCCGCGTCAGTGCTGAAGCCGTGGTCCGCCTGCTGAACTCACGGGAGTAG
- a CDS encoding DUF998 domain-containing protein has translation MAGVATYVGVDAVLQRLPPHYSLIRDAESNLAVGPFGWIMNLNFIGRAATTLCLVRAVLGTGPASPLRTTGAALLGLGGACSGVLAFFPTDIPGVDAPAGGGPGHGLAASGPAAPGRAATTPGLSATTWVGAVHLAVTGVGFLAAFAGILVLTAWLRTRPRLARTSALAMGFCALTASGLGALGLAGRYFPAYLGLAERIALAGILGWAFSVSAGLRALQPAPGGPATPVSSAGGPRLQH, from the coding sequence ATGGCCGGCGTCGCCACCTATGTGGGCGTCGACGCCGTGTTGCAGCGGCTGCCGCCCCATTACAGCTTGATTCGCGACGCGGAGAGCAACCTGGCCGTGGGGCCGTTTGGCTGGATCATGAATTTGAACTTCATTGGACGGGCAGCCACGACCCTCTGCCTGGTGCGTGCCGTGCTCGGAACCGGGCCCGCATCCCCGCTCAGGACGACCGGTGCGGCGCTGCTGGGGCTCGGTGGAGCGTGCTCGGGCGTCCTGGCTTTCTTCCCCACCGACATTCCCGGCGTTGACGCACCGGCTGGCGGCGGCCCGGGCCATGGCCTGGCTGCCAGTGGCCCTGCCGCACCCGGCCGGGCAGCCACCACTCCCGGCCTGTCCGCGACAACCTGGGTCGGCGCGGTACACCTGGCGGTGACGGGCGTTGGATTTTTGGCGGCGTTCGCCGGCATCTTGGTGCTGACGGCATGGCTCCGGACGCGTCCGCGGCTGGCGCGGACTTCCGCGCTGGCCATGGGATTTTGCGCGCTGACAGCAAGCGGCCTGGGCGCCCTGGGCCTGGCGGGCAGATATTTCCCCGCATATCTGGGCCTGGCGGAGCGAATCGCGCTGGCCGGGATTCTGGGTTGGGCGTTTTCCGTGTCGGCCGGCCTCCGTGCCCTGCAGCCGGCGCCGGGCGGGCCCGCTACTCCCGTGAGTTCAGCAGGCGGACCACGGCTTCAGCACTGA